A region of Streptomyces deccanensis DNA encodes the following proteins:
- a CDS encoding ATP-binding protein produces MRDPISALTDAFTSFLFGKVETTRLPVRTSTGQAQAVYLPTAAPGLGDSGVIIGREVYSGKGYIYDPFQLYGQQLPAPHWLVLGESGNGKSALEKTYVLRQLRFRDRQVVVLDAQGEDGVGEWNLIAEELGITPIRLDPTAALDMGIRLNPLDPSITTTGQLALLRTIIEVAMGHGLDERSGFALKVAHAYVNETIVERQPVLTDIVEQLRHPEPESAEAMNVAIDDVRAWGLDVALVLDRLVDGDLRGMFDGPTTVGIDLDAPLIVFDLSHIDRNSIAMPILMAIVGVWLEHTWIRPDRKKRIFLVEEAWHIINSPFVAQLFQRLLKFGRRLGLSFVAVVHHLSDVIDGAAAKEAAAILKMASTRTIYAQKADEARATGRVLGLPRWAVEIIPTLTPGIAVWDVNGNVQVVKHLITETERPLVFTDRAMTESSVDHLLDDDALRAAELEAEERAAAFVEHQLSEVDGYGSSESTVA; encoded by the coding sequence ATGAGGGACCCGATCTCCGCCCTCACCGACGCCTTCACGTCCTTCCTCTTCGGCAAGGTCGAGACGACCCGCCTCCCCGTCCGCACCTCCACCGGACAGGCCCAGGCGGTCTACCTCCCGACCGCCGCCCCCGGCCTCGGCGACTCCGGTGTGATCATCGGCCGCGAGGTCTACTCCGGGAAGGGCTACATCTACGACCCCTTCCAGCTCTACGGCCAGCAGCTCCCCGCCCCGCACTGGCTCGTCCTCGGCGAGTCCGGCAACGGCAAGTCGGCCCTGGAGAAGACGTACGTCCTGCGCCAGCTGCGCTTCCGCGACCGCCAGGTCGTCGTCCTCGACGCCCAGGGCGAGGACGGCGTCGGCGAGTGGAACCTCATCGCGGAGGAGCTGGGAATAACTCCCATCCGCCTCGACCCGACGGCCGCCCTCGACATGGGCATCCGCCTCAACCCCCTCGACCCCTCGATCACCACGACGGGCCAGCTCGCGCTGCTCCGCACGATCATCGAGGTCGCGATGGGCCACGGCCTGGACGAACGCTCTGGCTTCGCCCTCAAGGTCGCGCACGCCTACGTCAACGAGACGATCGTCGAACGCCAGCCGGTCCTCACCGACATCGTCGAGCAACTCCGCCACCCCGAGCCGGAGTCCGCGGAGGCGATGAACGTCGCCATAGACGACGTACGGGCCTGGGGCCTGGACGTGGCGCTGGTCCTGGACCGCCTGGTCGACGGTGACCTGCGCGGCATGTTCGACGGCCCGACGACCGTGGGCATCGACCTCGACGCGCCGCTCATCGTCTTCGACCTGTCCCACATCGACCGCAACTCCATCGCCATGCCCATCCTCATGGCGATCGTCGGCGTCTGGCTGGAGCACACCTGGATCCGCCCCGACCGGAAGAAGCGCATCTTCCTGGTCGAGGAGGCCTGGCACATCATCAACAGCCCCTTCGTCGCCCAGCTCTTCCAGCGCCTGCTGAAGTTCGGCCGCCGGCTCGGTCTGTCCTTCGTCGCCGTCGTCCACCACCTGTCGGACGTCATCGACGGCGCCGCGGCCAAGGAGGCCGCGGCCATCCTGAAGATGGCGTCCACCAGGACGATCTACGCCCAGAAGGCGGACGAGGCCAGAGCGACGGGCCGGGTCCTCGGCCTGCCCCGCTGGGCGGTGGAGATCATCCCCACCCTCACCCCGGGCATCGCCGTCTGGGACGTCAACGGCAATGTGCAGGTGGTCAAGCACCTCATCACCGAGACCGAACGCCCCCTCGTCTTCACCGACCGCGCGATGACCGAGTCCTCCGTCGACCACCTGCTGGACGACGACGCCCTGCGCGCCGCCGAGCTGGAGGCGGAGGAACGGGCAGCCGCGTTCGTCGAACACCAACTGAGCGAGGTCGACGGCTACGGCTCCTCCGAGTCGACGGTGGCTTGA
- a CDS encoding type IV secretory system conjugative DNA transfer family protein: MRPDDRRPQQGGGGIPDGLLIALLGFLVSLTLLVWSATGLAGLFAHGAWPDGVTFTRTPLAVRSLVSAPQDLPAAWPDTPAAQLSGYGLFWGLLISQLMVLLVLTVFTMGTLARWRAVRARERAARAQRQGGPATDAPPPHPDHDTAHPRGAAHAPVEQAPPAQPYTGAPVRHEAPPPGFETPDPATSSASVPEPRHSTPRTPAAPATPAAEAGAPPTPAGSAATSLAPPAGAYATPPRAATGGTAPTGDQSATGTGWADSAPTVVLGPADTRRPVAAQAVRDAEGPALVVTSDPALWADTKDARAKLGPVLLYDPSHRCDTPARLHWSPISGCEDKPTALARATALLAPIRPTARIDQAVADTAETLLRSYLHAAAIDNRTIRHLHRWAQGSNVQEAVRALRTNPKAAPGAAGELESALTSHPERRDMAQQLTARALSALSTVNVREACAQNRADALALDSFVHEGGTLYVVGDPIEDPKANPSAMPLLTALASSVVERGRRMAERSSSGRLDPPLTLVLDDVAAVAPLPQLPALLTGGTDQGLPTLALLRSREQARSRWPNAELPLP; this comes from the coding sequence GTGAGACCGGACGACCGGCGCCCCCAGCAGGGCGGTGGCGGCATCCCCGACGGGCTGCTGATCGCCCTCCTCGGCTTCCTGGTGAGCCTGACCCTGCTGGTCTGGTCGGCCACCGGCCTGGCCGGCCTCTTCGCCCACGGCGCCTGGCCCGACGGCGTCACCTTCACCCGTACGCCCCTGGCCGTACGCAGCCTGGTCTCCGCCCCGCAGGACCTCCCCGCCGCCTGGCCGGACACCCCCGCCGCCCAGCTCTCCGGCTACGGCCTCTTCTGGGGCCTCCTCATCAGCCAGCTCATGGTCCTGCTCGTCCTGACCGTCTTCACGATGGGCACCCTGGCCCGCTGGCGGGCCGTACGGGCGAGGGAGAGAGCGGCACGAGCCCAGAGGCAGGGCGGACCTGCGACGGACGCCCCGCCCCCGCACCCCGACCACGACACCGCTCACCCCCGGGGCGCGGCCCACGCCCCCGTGGAGCAGGCACCCCCGGCCCAGCCGTACACCGGCGCCCCCGTCCGGCACGAGGCCCCGCCGCCCGGGTTCGAGACCCCGGACCCGGCGACCTCCTCCGCATCGGTCCCCGAGCCACGTCACAGCACGCCCCGCACACCCGCCGCCCCGGCAACCCCGGCGGCTGAGGCCGGCGCGCCCCCCACGCCCGCCGGATCGGCGGCCACGTCCCTCGCGCCCCCGGCCGGCGCGTACGCCACCCCGCCACGAGCCGCGACCGGCGGTACGGCACCCACCGGAGACCAATCGGCCACCGGCACCGGCTGGGCGGACTCCGCCCCCACGGTCGTCCTGGGCCCCGCCGACACCCGTCGCCCGGTCGCCGCGCAGGCCGTACGGGACGCCGAGGGGCCGGCCCTCGTCGTCACCTCCGACCCCGCGCTCTGGGCGGACACGAAGGACGCCCGCGCGAAACTGGGCCCGGTGCTCCTCTACGACCCCTCGCACCGCTGCGACACGCCGGCGCGCCTGCACTGGTCACCCATCTCCGGCTGCGAGGACAAGCCGACGGCACTGGCCAGGGCCACCGCCCTCCTCGCCCCCATCCGCCCCACCGCCAGGATCGACCAAGCGGTGGCGGACACCGCGGAGACCCTCCTGCGCAGCTACCTCCACGCCGCCGCCATAGACAACCGCACCATCCGCCACCTGCACCGCTGGGCCCAGGGCAGCAACGTCCAGGAAGCGGTCCGCGCCCTGCGGACGAACCCCAAGGCGGCCCCCGGCGCGGCGGGCGAACTGGAGTCGGCACTCACCTCGCACCCCGAACGCCGCGACATGGCCCAGCAGTTGACGGCCCGCGCCCTCTCCGCCCTCTCCACGGTCAATGTCCGAGAGGCCTGCGCCCAGAACCGAGCCGACGCCCTGGCGCTGGATTCCTTCGTGCACGAGGGGGGAACGCTCTATGTGGTCGGCGACCCCATCGAGGACCCCAAGGCGAACCCCTCCGCGATGCCTCTCCTGACGGCCCTCGCCTCAAGCGTGGTCGAGCGCGGCCGGCGCATGGCCGAACGGTCATCCTCCGGCCGCCTCGACCCACCACTCACCCTGGTCCTTGACGACGTGGCGGCCGTGGCCCCCCTCCCCCAGCTCCCCGCCCTCCTGACCGGCGGCACCGACCAGGGCCTCCCCACCCTGGCCCTCCTGCGCTCCCGCGAACAGGCCAGATCCCGCTGGCCGAACGCGGAACTCCCGCTGCCCTGA
- a CDS encoding signal peptidase I, which yields MDDSVYVGNAGKDAALDRGWLLGHFKAEGDPRRSEAVEIKWGVHPRGDTRAQWVRGEERTALQVLISGRFRVDFPGRSVVLERQGDYVVWGRGVDHSWVAEEESVVLTVRWPSVAGYAVPDSDSDSGSGSGSGSGSGSGGDAP from the coding sequence ATGGACGACAGCGTGTATGTGGGCAATGCGGGCAAGGACGCGGCCCTGGACCGGGGTTGGCTGCTCGGGCACTTCAAGGCGGAGGGGGATCCGCGGCGGAGTGAGGCGGTGGAGATCAAGTGGGGCGTGCATCCACGGGGTGACACGCGCGCCCAGTGGGTCCGGGGTGAGGAACGGACCGCTCTGCAGGTGCTGATCAGCGGCCGGTTCCGGGTCGACTTCCCCGGTCGTAGCGTGGTGTTGGAGCGCCAGGGCGACTATGTCGTCTGGGGGCGCGGGGTGGATCACTCCTGGGTCGCCGAGGAGGAGTCGGTGGTGTTGACCGTGCGGTGGCCCTCCGTGGCCGGGTACGCGGTGCCGGACTCGGACTCGGACTCTGGATCCGGCTCTGGATCCGGCTCTGGATCCGGCTCGGGCGGGGATGCTCCCTAG
- a CDS encoding GNAT family N-acetyltransferase: MKLPARGESPVLPEGYRIRSVRAEEWRQVRELRLVALRDPVARLAFLETYEEAAARPDGFWQERTENAAEGVWERRQFVVESGAGEWVGTVTVLVEEAGTRDFFGGNVERRQAHLVGVFLRDGHRGKGVGEAMFAVAVGWARQAGVERVRLFVNEGNGRAEAFYRRVGFEASGVSVEGDEGRELEYVLRPA, encoded by the coding sequence ATGAAGCTGCCTGCGCGTGGTGAGAGCCCTGTTCTGCCCGAGGGGTACCGGATCCGGTCCGTCCGTGCCGAGGAATGGCGTCAGGTGCGGGAGTTGCGGCTGGTCGCGCTGCGGGACCCGGTGGCTCGTCTCGCGTTTCTGGAGACGTACGAGGAGGCTGCGGCCAGGCCTGACGGGTTCTGGCAGGAGCGGACGGAGAACGCTGCCGAGGGGGTGTGGGAGCGGCGGCAGTTCGTGGTGGAGAGCGGTGCCGGGGAGTGGGTCGGGACCGTGACCGTGCTCGTGGAGGAGGCCGGGACGCGGGACTTCTTCGGTGGGAACGTCGAGCGGCGGCAGGCGCATCTGGTGGGTGTGTTCCTGCGGGACGGGCATCGGGGGAAGGGCGTGGGCGAGGCGATGTTCGCGGTCGCGGTGGGGTGGGCGCGGCAGGCCGGGGTCGAGCGGGTGCGGTTGTTCGTGAACGAGGGGAACGGGCGGGCAGAGGCGTTCTACCGTCGGGTCGGTTTCGAGGCCAGTGGCGTGTCCGTCGAGGGGGACGAGGGGCGGGAGTTGGAGTACGTGCTGCGGCCGGCGTAG
- a CDS encoding MarR family winged helix-turn-helix transcriptional regulator codes for MGDTPGTNGTAEPTLEEQIAAYQREFQDLDPQVEKIVSALSRLHRRMNVAYGRQTSELGISNAEWEVLKALVLSGAPYRMGPSELAKRLGLTPAAMTHRIDRMVAEGLVTRERDENNRVRVIVELTPDGREKWLAAMRLASVFEEDLLQDLSPLERTVLGEVLTRLLRRVEHAQPDAGGRLTDLD; via the coding sequence ATGGGCGACACCCCGGGCACCAACGGCACAGCCGAGCCGACACTCGAAGAACAGATCGCCGCCTACCAGCGCGAGTTCCAGGACCTCGACCCCCAGGTCGAGAAGATCGTCTCCGCCCTCTCCCGCCTCCACCGCCGTATGAACGTCGCCTACGGCCGCCAGACCTCGGAGCTCGGCATCAGCAACGCCGAGTGGGAGGTCCTGAAGGCTCTCGTCCTCTCCGGCGCCCCGTACCGGATGGGCCCGAGCGAGCTGGCCAAGCGGCTCGGTCTGACGCCGGCCGCCATGACCCACCGCATCGACCGCATGGTCGCTGAGGGCCTGGTGACGAGGGAGCGCGACGAGAACAACCGGGTACGGGTCATCGTCGAGCTCACCCCCGACGGTCGCGAGAAGTGGCTGGCGGCCATGCGCCTCGCCTCGGTGTTCGAGGAGGACCTCCTCCAGGACCTCTCTCCGCTGGAGCGCACCGTCCTGGGCGAGGTGCTGACCCGGCTCCTGCGCCGCGTCGAGCACGCCCAGCCCGACGCCGGCGGCCGTCTCACCGACCTCGACTGA
- a CDS encoding MFS transporter, producing the protein MGAAMRRIHVGNALGAFGLGFTVPYLYVYVAQVRDLGAMTAGLVLAVFAVAALVVLPFAGRAIVRRGSLPVLLTALVTAAVGSLSLGLAASATAVLVSAAVLGAGQAVMQPALATMIVDCSGAENRSRAFATQFFLQNLGLGVGGLIGGHLVDATRAGSFVLLFSIQAAMFLLLVGVMATVRMPRAPKVEGVPSGASAKGSWKQLLGNRAMVQLCVLGFVLFFACYGQFESGLSAYGVEAAGISTSALGTALAANTAVIVVAQFAVLRFVTRRRRSRVIAAVGLIWAVAWGVAGFAGLGNGSREMAVAAFVSTYALFGLGEAMLSPTVAPLVADLAPAGLAGQYNSAFALVKQLALAVGPAVGGPMGASLHAPYIVAFLLCSLGISVLALRLGRQLTAVQDQPALASSRVVAGSGATVADPVAARA; encoded by the coding sequence ATGGGCGCAGCGATGCGCCGGATTCACGTGGGCAACGCGCTCGGCGCGTTCGGACTCGGCTTCACCGTCCCGTATCTGTACGTCTATGTGGCGCAGGTGCGGGATCTCGGTGCGATGACGGCGGGGCTCGTGCTGGCGGTCTTCGCCGTGGCCGCGCTCGTGGTGCTGCCGTTCGCGGGGCGGGCCATAGTCCGGCGCGGGTCGCTTCCGGTGCTGCTCACCGCCCTGGTCACCGCCGCCGTCGGGTCGCTGAGCCTCGGGCTGGCCGCCAGTGCGACGGCCGTGCTGGTGTCGGCGGCGGTGCTCGGGGCGGGCCAGGCCGTGATGCAGCCGGCGCTCGCGACGATGATCGTCGACTGTTCCGGTGCGGAGAACAGGTCGCGGGCCTTCGCGACCCAGTTCTTCCTGCAGAACCTCGGCCTCGGGGTCGGCGGGCTGATAGGTGGCCATCTCGTCGATGCCACGCGTGCGGGCTCCTTCGTCCTGCTGTTCTCCATACAGGCGGCGATGTTCCTGCTGCTCGTGGGTGTGATGGCGACCGTACGGATGCCGCGTGCTCCGAAGGTCGAGGGCGTGCCCTCCGGGGCGTCGGCCAAGGGGAGCTGGAAGCAGCTGCTCGGCAACCGGGCCATGGTGCAGCTGTGCGTGCTGGGCTTCGTGTTGTTCTTCGCCTGCTACGGGCAGTTCGAGTCGGGGCTCAGTGCGTACGGGGTGGAGGCGGCCGGGATATCGACCTCCGCGCTGGGGACGGCGCTGGCGGCCAACACCGCGGTGATCGTGGTCGCGCAGTTCGCCGTGCTGCGGTTCGTGACGCGGCGCAGGCGGTCGCGTGTGATCGCGGCCGTGGGTCTGATCTGGGCCGTGGCCTGGGGTGTCGCGGGCTTCGCGGGGCTCGGGAACGGGAGCCGGGAGATGGCCGTGGCCGCGTTCGTCTCGACGTACGCGCTGTTCGGGCTGGGGGAGGCGATGTTGTCGCCGACCGTCGCCCCGTTGGTCGCGGATCTCGCTCCGGCCGGGCTGGCGGGGCAGTACAACTCGGCCTTCGCGCTGGTGAAGCAGCTCGCCCTCGCGGTCGGGCCGGCGGTGGGTGGACCCATGGGCGCCTCGCTGCACGCGCCGTACATCGTGGCGTTCCTGCTGTGCTCGTTGGGCATCAGCGTGCTGGCGCTGCGGCTCGGGCGGCAGCTCACGGCCGTGCAGGATCAGCCCGCGCTGGCGAGCAGTCGAGTGGTCGCCGGGAGCGGGGCCACCGTCGCGGATCCGGTGGCGGCCCGGGCCTGA
- a CDS encoding ABC transporter ATP-binding protein: MTTAAGAPLVRTSGVCKAYHSTAETVWAARDVDFTARAGEFVCIYGASGSGKSTLLNLLAGLDLADSGEIQVGGVDVSTADEARRAELRLRTVGVVFQEHNLIEEFSAVENVALPLEACGLPVSEAREQALVQLARVGLAGLEDRLPWQMSGGQRQRVGVARALTGQRSVLLADEPTGALDSTTTRELFELFRTLCDDGVLAVICSHDPRCRDFADTVYEVVDGRLETRS; this comes from the coding sequence TTGACGACAGCCGCCGGCGCACCGCTCGTCCGGACGAGCGGAGTGTGCAAGGCCTACCACTCCACGGCCGAGACAGTCTGGGCCGCGAGAGACGTGGACTTCACCGCCCGGGCGGGGGAGTTCGTGTGCATCTACGGCGCCAGTGGCTCCGGCAAGTCGACGCTGCTCAATCTGCTCGCCGGCCTGGATCTCGCCGACTCCGGCGAGATCCAGGTCGGCGGAGTGGACGTGAGCACGGCCGACGAGGCCCGGCGCGCGGAGCTCCGGCTGCGCACCGTCGGAGTGGTCTTCCAGGAGCACAACCTGATCGAGGAGTTCAGCGCGGTGGAGAACGTCGCGCTGCCCCTGGAGGCGTGCGGCCTCCCGGTCTCCGAAGCCCGCGAACAGGCGCTGGTCCAGCTGGCCCGCGTCGGTCTGGCGGGTCTGGAGGACCGCCTGCCGTGGCAGATGTCCGGCGGACAGCGCCAGCGGGTCGGCGTCGCGCGGGCCCTCACCGGGCAGCGTTCCGTGCTGCTCGCGGACGAGCCGACCGGTGCCCTGGACTCGACGACCACACGCGAACTGTTCGAGCTCTTCCGGACACTGTGCGACGACGGCGTCCTCGCCGTGATCTGCTCGCACGACCCACGCTGCCGCGACTTCGCCGACACGGTCTACGAGGTCGTCGACGGCCGCCTGGAAACGCGCTCGTGA
- a CDS encoding peptidase inhibitor family I36 protein, with protein MRIKTAIAATMIVGASLLTTGGVANAALSDCNSNNMCMWGNNDFRWMIGERGHGSTTWTNLSGDRNDEMDSWANRSATYTGCMAEHSNGSGDKQGMHRNDDDGNVAPWNSDEITSWRTRSGC; from the coding sequence ATGAGGATCAAGACAGCCATAGCGGCGACGATGATCGTGGGGGCGAGCCTGCTCACCACGGGGGGTGTGGCCAACGCGGCGCTGAGCGACTGCAACTCCAACAACATGTGCATGTGGGGCAACAACGACTTCCGGTGGATGATCGGCGAGCGTGGCCACGGCTCCACCACGTGGACCAACCTGAGCGGGGACCGCAACGACGAGATGGACTCGTGGGCCAACCGCTCGGCCACCTACACCGGCTGTATGGCCGAGCACTCCAACGGCTCGGGCGACAAGCAGGGCATGCACAGGAACGACGACGACGGCAACGTCGCCCCCTGGAACAGCGACGAGATCACGTCATGGCGTACACGGAGCGGGTGCTGA
- a CDS encoding response regulator transcription factor has protein sequence MLSARIAVRTVLEEVQQFTLVAEGAPGTLADIVRWSRPDVVVISHAAESEALHTLLRLGEPAGVVLCERLTGHGTRQLLRHGATGILRRTTAALHLPWAVTAVAHGGLALDPCLTEPLRSAYAGPVPPGREDASAEALVSALTPREREILALVGDGLPNREIADRLSLSPDTVKDHLRRIYTKLGVETRLHAARVAWHAGVDAARRVDLPVPESV, from the coding sequence ATGCTCTCCGCACGCATCGCGGTTCGTACGGTATTGGAGGAAGTACAGCAGTTCACTCTCGTCGCCGAGGGTGCTCCGGGCACTCTGGCCGACATCGTTCGCTGGTCCCGGCCCGACGTCGTGGTGATCAGCCACGCGGCGGAGAGCGAGGCCCTGCACACGCTCCTCCGGCTCGGCGAACCCGCCGGTGTCGTCCTCTGCGAGCGGCTCACCGGCCACGGCACGCGCCAACTGCTCCGGCACGGCGCGACGGGCATCCTGCGCCGTACCACCGCGGCCCTGCACCTGCCCTGGGCGGTGACCGCCGTCGCCCACGGCGGTCTCGCGCTGGACCCCTGCCTGACGGAGCCCCTGAGAAGCGCCTACGCCGGACCCGTCCCGCCCGGCCGGGAGGACGCCTCGGCCGAAGCGTTGGTGTCCGCCCTCACGCCGCGCGAACGGGAGATCCTCGCGCTCGTCGGCGACGGGCTCCCCAACCGGGAGATCGCCGACCGTCTCAGCCTGAGTCCCGACACGGTCAAGGACCATCTCCGCCGCATCTACACCAAACTGGGCGTCGAGACCCGCCTCCACGCGGCCCGCGTCGCCTGGCACGCGGGGGTCGACGCCGCCCGCCGGGTGGACCTCCCGGTGCCCGAGTCGGTGTGA
- a CDS encoding ATP-binding SpoIIE family protein phosphatase has translation MNFTRWSARLPGTQRRAAARTEHTATPDRRGEGSVPAARVERKSDDPPDDPPTVPAVDDLPTREILDRIPALVALVHGPDHRTAYVNDAYVAAFGVRTLGEPARASLPELDALGLLPLLDQVLRSSRPRTVKSRKAPSGRSYTITCTPVDVPGGAGRSEGGVLIFAADVTDHAEAGERLRASERRQRETAVTLQRSLLPQELEQPDDLRIAAVYHPGGTETAVGGDWYDVITLGGGRTALVIGDVMGRGVRAAAVMGQLRTAVRAYARLDLPPHEVLQLLDGLATEIDPNQIATCAYAVHDPNEGRLVYASAGHLPILVRDESGTVLRADEPTGPPLGTGGWTHASGSIPLGPGSTAVFYTDGLVERRNEDLDEGIAALERALSGATGTPQVVCDRLVRSTGVTADHDDDVAVLVLQHPARTGPDRELFRNAALELLGGVEAAPRARAFASGVLTSWRFPPELHDLGVLAASELVANSLQHGTPPMRLRLRRTDRRLIVEVTDGNDHLPRRRRADPVDESGRGIAIVATIASNWGSRRAPGGGKAVWCEFALPGTS, from the coding sequence GTGAACTTCACGCGCTGGAGCGCCCGGCTCCCCGGTACGCAGCGCCGCGCCGCAGCGCGGACCGAACACACGGCCACCCCGGACCGGCGCGGCGAAGGCTCCGTGCCCGCGGCCCGCGTCGAACGGAAGAGCGACGACCCTCCGGACGACCCCCCGACCGTGCCCGCCGTCGACGACCTCCCCACCCGCGAGATCCTCGACCGCATCCCGGCCCTCGTCGCCCTCGTCCACGGCCCCGACCACCGCACGGCCTACGTCAACGACGCCTATGTCGCGGCCTTCGGCGTACGCACCCTCGGTGAGCCCGCCCGCGCGTCCCTGCCCGAGCTGGACGCCCTCGGCCTCCTCCCGCTCCTCGACCAGGTCCTGCGCAGCTCCAGACCCCGCACGGTCAAGTCCCGCAAGGCTCCCAGCGGCCGCAGCTACACGATCACCTGCACCCCCGTCGACGTACCGGGCGGCGCAGGGCGGAGCGAGGGCGGCGTACTGATCTTCGCCGCCGACGTCACCGACCACGCCGAGGCCGGCGAGCGCCTGCGCGCCAGCGAACGCCGCCAGCGCGAGACCGCCGTCACCCTCCAGCGCTCCCTCCTCCCGCAGGAACTGGAACAGCCCGACGACCTGCGCATCGCCGCCGTCTACCACCCCGGCGGCACCGAGACCGCCGTCGGCGGCGACTGGTACGACGTCATCACCCTCGGCGGCGGCCGCACCGCCCTCGTCATCGGCGACGTCATGGGCCGGGGCGTCCGCGCCGCCGCCGTCATGGGCCAACTCCGTACGGCCGTCCGCGCCTACGCCCGGCTGGACCTCCCCCCGCACGAGGTCCTCCAACTCCTCGACGGCCTGGCCACGGAGATCGACCCCAACCAGATCGCGACCTGCGCCTACGCCGTCCATGACCCCAACGAGGGCCGCCTGGTCTACGCCTCCGCCGGCCACCTCCCCATCCTCGTCCGCGACGAGAGCGGCACGGTCCTGCGCGCCGACGAACCGACCGGCCCGCCGCTCGGCACCGGCGGCTGGACCCACGCCTCCGGCTCGATCCCCCTCGGCCCCGGTTCCACGGCCGTCTTCTACACGGACGGCCTCGTGGAGCGCCGCAACGAGGACCTGGACGAGGGCATCGCCGCCCTGGAGCGCGCCCTGTCCGGCGCCACCGGCACCCCGCAGGTCGTCTGCGACCGCCTGGTCCGCTCCACCGGCGTCACCGCCGACCACGACGACGACGTGGCCGTCCTCGTCCTCCAGCACCCCGCCCGCACCGGCCCCGACCGCGAACTCTTCCGCAACGCGGCCCTCGAACTCCTCGGCGGCGTCGAAGCGGCCCCCCGCGCCCGCGCGTTCGCCTCCGGCGTCCTCACCAGCTGGCGCTTCCCTCCGGAACTCCACGACCTGGGCGTCCTGGCCGCCAGCGAACTCGTCGCCAACTCCCTGCAGCACGGCACCCCGCCCATGCGGCTGCGCCTGCGCCGCACCGACCGCCGCCTCATCGTCGAGGTCACCGACGGCAACGACCACCTCCCCCGGCGCCGCCGCGCCGACCCCGTCGACGAGTCCGGCCGAGGCATCGCCATCGTCGCCACCATCGCCTCCAACTGGGGCAGCCGCCGCGCACCGGGCGGCGGCAAGGCGGTGTGGTGCGAGTTCGCCCTGCCGGGGACCAGCTGA